A genomic window from Triticum urartu cultivar G1812 chromosome 7, Tu2.1, whole genome shotgun sequence includes:
- the LOC125523616 gene encoding protein POLLENLESS 3-like isoform X2 has product MPSGGRRLPPWTSPRGAAEAVPQRWSPCTPAGSGNHVTPPLRAGCCSYRVTPPVSGGGCSRPPRAPPAVDSPYLRAKQAQLIEKDPNKAVPLFWAAINSGERIESALKDMATVLKQANRAEEAIEAIRSFRHRCPNEAQESLDNILLDLYKKCGRTKEQIEMLTVKLRMVDEDLASGRWKAKLSKSHGRVVYLSLRDEKARLLGNLAWAYMQSENYEEAEMLYRQALAMEADYNKECNLAICLMKMGKASVSVDTEKHEDCNSQVLPSPVTQLKHKGPQIMAASDGEKNGQSLQEYEYLSRLFNDAATPQSQLEKLRKRLVRKDRPNISTQDQVQTPSSAECLPKPNGAMDASENPVQEGKGLVDGGRKAWADMVEEEQQLGNGKNTSAQGESSKDASEQRDKTSSSSQGSSSLKTPVAGVPRQSSSAGSWRCNDSRTSTDENVNRNFARTAPAWKQQKVQDHSNRVCQMLNTMHLNEKAQGTKQTPSRSSAAQRSLFHSHAPFGDNGHSQGANHTEATNRWPKNAASTRPWRPQNRLRVFQEITNEMKQNVA; this is encoded by the exons ATGCCGAGCGGGGGTAGGCGGCTGCCGCCGTGGACGTCCCCGAGGGGCGCGGCGGAGGCGGTACCGCAGAGGTGGAGCCCCTGCACCCCCGCCGGTTCCGGGAACCACGTCACTCCGCCCTTGAGGGCCGGCTGCTGCTCCTACCGCGTCACCCCGCCGGTGAGCGGGGGAGGGTGTTCCCGGCCACCGAGGGCGCCGCCGGCGGTCGACTCCCCGTACTTGCGGGCGAAGCAAGCGCAG TTAATTGAAAAGGATCCAAACAAGGCAGTTCCATTGTTCTGGGCAGCTATTAACAGTGGTGAACGAATTGAGAGTGCACTGAAGGATATGGCTACTGTACTAAAACAAGCAAATCGGGCTGAAGAAGCCATCGAAGCGATAAGATCCTTCCGTCACCGTTGTCCAAATGAAGCTCAGGAGTCTCTTGACAATATTCTTCTTGATCTATACAAG AAATGCGGTAGGACAAAAGAACAGATTGAAATGCTGACAGTGAAGCTGAGAATGGTTGATGAGGATCTAGCTTCTGGCCGGTGGAAAGCGAAGCTGTCTAAATCTCATGGAAGAGTAGTCTATCTCTCTCTGAGGGATGAAAAGGCAAG GTTGTTGGGTAACCTCGCCTGGGCCTATATGCAGTCTGAAAACTATGAGGAGGCTGAAATGCTCTACAG GCAAGCTCTTGCTATGGAAGCTGATTATAACAAAGAGTGTAATTTAGCCATCTGCTTGATGAAGATGGGAAAG GCTTCAGTTTCGGTGGATACAGAGAAGCATGAGGATTGCAACTCACAAGTGCTTCCATCTCCGGTAACTCAGTTGAAGCATAAAGGACCACAAATTATGGCTGCTAGTGATGGAGAGAAGAATGGACAAAGTCTGCAGGAGTACGAATATCTTTCAAGACTGTTCAATGATGCTGCCACACCACAGTCTCAACTTGAGAAACTACGAAAGCGGCTGGTAAGAAAGGACAGACCAAATATCAGCACACAGGATCAAGTTCAAACTCCTAGCTCAGCTGAATGCCTACCAAAACCTAATGGTGCCATGGATGCTAGTGAGAACCCTGTGCAAGAGGGGAAGGGTTTGGTTGATGGTGGTAGAAAAGCGTGGGCTGACATGGTGGAGGAGGAACAGCAGCTGGGCAATGGCAAGAACACTAGCGCGCAAGGTGAGAGCAGCAAGGATGCAAGTGAGCAGAGGGACAAAACATCATCATCTTCTCAAGGAAGCAGCAGCCTCAAAACCCCGGTCGCGGGTGTTCCGCGACAAAGTTCATCTGCAGGTTCATGGAGATGTAACGACTCCAGAACGTCGACAGATGAGAACGTGAACCGGAATTTTGCTAGGACAGCTCCAGCGTGGAAGCAGCAGAAGGTTCAAGATCACAGCAATCGAGTCTGCCAAATGCTCAACACGATGCATCTCAATGAGAAAGCTCAAGGCACCAAGCAAACACCATCGAGAAGCAGTGCAGCTCAGCGTTCACTTTTCCACAGTCATGCACCATTCGGTGACAATGGACACTCTCAGGGTGCCAATCACACCGAGGCCACTAACCGGTGGCCGAAGAACGCGGCGAGCACAAGACCGTGGAGGCCACAGAACCGCTTGCGGGTCTTCCAGGAAATCACAAATGAGATGAAGCAAAACGTTGCATAG
- the LOC125523616 gene encoding uncharacterized protein LOC125523616 isoform X1 has protein sequence MPSGGRRLPPWTSPRGAAEAVPQRWSPCTPAGSGNHVTPPLRAGCCSYRVTPPVSGGGCSRPPRAPPAVDSPYLRAKQAQLIEKDPNKAVPLFWAAINSGERIESALKDMATVLKQANRAEEAIEAIRSFRHRCPNEAQESLDNILLDLYKKCGRTKEQIEMLTVKLRMVDEDLASGRWKAKLSKSHGRVVYLSLRDEKARLLGNLAWAYMQSENYEEAEMLYRQALAMEADYNKECNLAICLMKMGKVAEAKYLLQPIPYNCKDENHLRSFARATEMLRELESQTLPSPVTQMKSKDSQILLAADAESLEYLHPQIFSSSSTQLNYEELQASVSVDTEKHEDCNSQVLPSPVTQLKHKGPQIMAASDGEKNGQSLQEYEYLSRLFNDAATPQSQLEKLRKRLVRKDRPNISTQDQVQTPSSAECLPKPNGAMDASENPVQEGKGLVDGGRKAWADMVEEEQQLGNGKNTSAQGESSKDASEQRDKTSSSSQGSSSLKTPVAGVPRQSSSAGSWRCNDSRTSTDENVNRNFARTAPAWKQQKVQDHSNRVCQMLNTMHLNEKAQGTKQTPSRSSAAQRSLFHSHAPFGDNGHSQGANHTEATNRWPKNAASTRPWRPQNRLRVFQEITNEMKQNVA, from the exons ATGCCGAGCGGGGGTAGGCGGCTGCCGCCGTGGACGTCCCCGAGGGGCGCGGCGGAGGCGGTACCGCAGAGGTGGAGCCCCTGCACCCCCGCCGGTTCCGGGAACCACGTCACTCCGCCCTTGAGGGCCGGCTGCTGCTCCTACCGCGTCACCCCGCCGGTGAGCGGGGGAGGGTGTTCCCGGCCACCGAGGGCGCCGCCGGCGGTCGACTCCCCGTACTTGCGGGCGAAGCAAGCGCAG TTAATTGAAAAGGATCCAAACAAGGCAGTTCCATTGTTCTGGGCAGCTATTAACAGTGGTGAACGAATTGAGAGTGCACTGAAGGATATGGCTACTGTACTAAAACAAGCAAATCGGGCTGAAGAAGCCATCGAAGCGATAAGATCCTTCCGTCACCGTTGTCCAAATGAAGCTCAGGAGTCTCTTGACAATATTCTTCTTGATCTATACAAG AAATGCGGTAGGACAAAAGAACAGATTGAAATGCTGACAGTGAAGCTGAGAATGGTTGATGAGGATCTAGCTTCTGGCCGGTGGAAAGCGAAGCTGTCTAAATCTCATGGAAGAGTAGTCTATCTCTCTCTGAGGGATGAAAAGGCAAG GTTGTTGGGTAACCTCGCCTGGGCCTATATGCAGTCTGAAAACTATGAGGAGGCTGAAATGCTCTACAG GCAAGCTCTTGCTATGGAAGCTGATTATAACAAAGAGTGTAATTTAGCCATCTGCTTGATGAAGATGGGAAAGGTAGCTGAAGCTAAATACCTTCTCCAACCTATACCTTACAACTGCAAAGATGAAAACCATTTGAGATCTTTTGCACGGGCTACTGAAATGCTTAGGGAACTTGAGTCACAAACACTCCCTTCTCCCGTAACTCAGATGAAGTCTAAAGATTCACAGATTTTACTTGCTGCTGATGCGGAGAGTCTTGAATATCTACATCCACAAATATTCTCTAGCTCTTCAACTCAACTGAATTATGAAGAACTGCAGGCTTCAGTTTCGGTGGATACAGAGAAGCATGAGGATTGCAACTCACAAGTGCTTCCATCTCCGGTAACTCAGTTGAAGCATAAAGGACCACAAATTATGGCTGCTAGTGATGGAGAGAAGAATGGACAAAGTCTGCAGGAGTACGAATATCTTTCAAGACTGTTCAATGATGCTGCCACACCACAGTCTCAACTTGAGAAACTACGAAAGCGGCTGGTAAGAAAGGACAGACCAAATATCAGCACACAGGATCAAGTTCAAACTCCTAGCTCAGCTGAATGCCTACCAAAACCTAATGGTGCCATGGATGCTAGTGAGAACCCTGTGCAAGAGGGGAAGGGTTTGGTTGATGGTGGTAGAAAAGCGTGGGCTGACATGGTGGAGGAGGAACAGCAGCTGGGCAATGGCAAGAACACTAGCGCGCAAGGTGAGAGCAGCAAGGATGCAAGTGAGCAGAGGGACAAAACATCATCATCTTCTCAAGGAAGCAGCAGCCTCAAAACCCCGGTCGCGGGTGTTCCGCGACAAAGTTCATCTGCAGGTTCATGGAGATGTAACGACTCCAGAACGTCGACAGATGAGAACGTGAACCGGAATTTTGCTAGGACAGCTCCAGCGTGGAAGCAGCAGAAGGTTCAAGATCACAGCAATCGAGTCTGCCAAATGCTCAACACGATGCATCTCAATGAGAAAGCTCAAGGCACCAAGCAAACACCATCGAGAAGCAGTGCAGCTCAGCGTTCACTTTTCCACAGTCATGCACCATTCGGTGACAATGGACACTCTCAGGGTGCCAATCACACCGAGGCCACTAACCGGTGGCCGAAGAACGCGGCGAGCACAAGACCGTGGAGGCCACAGAACCGCTTGCGGGTCTTCCAGGAAATCACAAATGAGATGAAGCAAAACGTTGCATAG